CTCTTCCAGGAGCATCAAACGACGTGAGTGATGGGTCTGGCTCGGCAGTTCCACGGCCTTCAGCCATTCGACACCCTCGTTGGTCCAGAGACGCCAGGTGCGTGGTGTGGCGATGCCGCAAGCGCGCAACAGGCTTCGTAACGAGTTTTTCGTGCGGGTTCGCTTCATCATCAAACGCTTGCGATGCTCGATGAGCTCGCGCCAGGTCCGCACCTCCTCCGAGGGAACATGGACTGCAGGCACTTCGTCGAGGAACATGAGCTTCGCTAACTTCTCCGCGTCAATCCGATCGTTCTTGCGTTTGGACCGAAAGATGAGTCGCAGTTGCCCTGGGTGCGCTACCACAACCCGGTGAGCAAAACGCATCAGCACATCGTACAAGTGCCCATACCCGCACGACGCTTCAAAGCAGACGGCTAACGGCTCATTCCAAGACTCCAAAACCGCCACGACATCCCTCCAGGCGCCACGCACTTTGAGCTGCTTGACGATGCAACCTTGATCGTCCAGTGCGCAAATTGTCGTGTGCCGCAAGTGAAGATCCAAACCCACGTACCACATAGGAACCTCCTTCGTGTTGAGTGACCTGGCCTCAGCCACGCTACTCCACTCCGGGCTTCCTTCATAGTTTCACAATTGATTTTGGCTAGTGCCTGGAACTGGGTTGTTTCCTGTTTGGTTTTTCGTGTCCGTTCGGCGAAGGTACCCGTCTTCACGTCCGGCTTGCAGCACAATACCTGTATCATTCGATCTTACCCATGCACAATCGTCGAAGTCGATCACCGTCGTGTCAATCACGTCGCTTACGTGTTTCGATCGCGAGATTTCAATGCGGTCTAGCAGGATGCCACGATGTCGCGCATAGCTCAGGCTGCGTGCCGGTTGAGAGGACTTCGAGTGCTAGAATTTCGCACGGCATCACTCGAAAATGGGATAATCGTTTCCTCATCCACTGATTGCCAACTGCCACGATCCAAAATGTATTCCGGCGGTTTCAAGCTATCATGGTTCAGCCCGAATGAGGTCCAAGTGCAACGCTTGCGACGCGTTTCACATCGAATACGCTGGTTGGCGGCAATCAATTCAGGATCGGAATAACCTCGGGAATGGTCCAGGTGGAGGCATGTTGTTTGATGCCGCAGCGACTGCGGACGAATGCTGGCATTCGTCAGCCGTTCTCCAAGCTCCCGATCGAGGCCGCCATAATACAGTCGCTCGTCGAAACCATTAACACTTTCCACGTCCACTTTCCAGGCCGACGAATTATATCCGTTAAATGTCGCGCGGGTTAACGAGAATCGTTCGAATGTCCAGGCCAACCAAGGCTTGGTGACAAGGAAGCGTAGTTTCCGAGTCCACGGCATCCCCAGGGCAAGAAGTGATGTTGGGCGAAAGATACTGCCGTTCAGAATGTCCTCGCGCGAGATCCTTACGCTGAGGTCCATTGGCAAACGCACAATTCCGCCGGATAGAAATTGATTCGGTTTGGCGAAGCGGACGTGTTGAGCAACAAAGTCCTTTCGCGGGATGCAATCTCCGTCGGAAAAGATTAGGTATTCGCCTCGCGCGGCCAAAATGGCGCGGTTCAGGATGCGGCACTTTCGGAATCCTTGGTCCTCCTGCCAAACGTGCCGAAGCATTAGACCGGTATCGTGTTGCATTCGCGCAATCAATGCAGCGGTGGCTGGGGTTGAACCATCATCGGCCACGAGGATCTCAAAATGGGGATAGGACTGAGCCGAATATCCCCACAGAACTTTTGCCAACCAGTCGGGCGAATTGTAAGTGCTCAGAATTACGGAAACTTGCACCATCTTATTCCCCAGCCATGGGTCCATCTGATTTTCTCCTCAGGCGGCACGCTGAAAGGGAACGGTAGCGATCTGCGACACCACGTTCCCGGCCGGTGGAAGACCGAGTTTGTGCCGCGTGTGATCGCTGGTCGCGATTTCGCGCCCAGCTGCACGAGCGAGCCGCACGATGCGGTCGATCAAACCGGCGTTCGTGGCCAGTCGTTTTGTCTTCCAGTCAAAATAAATCGCATCTTCCAATCCCACACGGACGTGGCCACCCATTGTGACCGCCAACGAGTTAACAAAGAACTGGAAGCGACCGATGCCCGCCGCCGCCCAAGTCGTTCCCGAAGGAAGTGCTCGCACCAGCGTACACAAATTGTCAGGGGTCGCGGCCAGCGTGCCCAGCGAGCCGAGCAAAACGTTGGCATAAAACGGTGGTTCGATGAATCCTTCGTCGACCATGTAGCGCGCATAGTCGACCATGCCCAAATCGAAAATCTCCAGTTCGGGAATGATTCCCCGTTCTTGCATGCTTGACGCCAGCCGCTGCACCATGTCCGGGGCATTAACCGATGCCTGCTTGGGAAAGTTCAGTGAGCCCAGCGTGAGTGAAGCCAGGTCCGGCTGTAGATTCAAGACTTGGCTGCGTTGCCAAAACTCTCCATGAAGGCGGCCACTGCAAGAGCCAGAAATCAGCACTCCAGGGCACCGCTCTCGAACACCATGAAAAATTTCGGCGTAAATTTCCTCGCGGTACGTCGGAGTACCGTCCTTTTCACGTGCATGGAGGTGGAGAATTGTCGCGCCAGCGTCGACGCAACGGCGAGCATCGGCGATGATCTCCTCAGGAGAGACCGGCACATACGGGTTGTCGCTTTTTTGAGGAACCATTCCGGTAAGAGCGGCATTGATAATGAGAGGCTCCATGACCTATCTCGCTATCGGTGATTTAAGATGATCAAACGCACCTAATGAAGTCAGACAAACACTGCCGACGTCATGCATCTTCAAGTTTACGGCTCGCTTTCATTGATCCTAATGCAGGTTCCTTCGCACCTTTTTCGCCTTCCGTTTAGGCGGCCGATATGAAGGCTGCATCCTGCCAGGTCTGCGACGCGCATCCGGTGTGCAGAATCATGCGTCGAATAATTTCTTCCGGCACTGGCAATCCGGCCTCTGTGAGGTACATGTGGGTCATGGCGGCCAGGCTACGTTCAACATAAGGATGCGTGTAACTCAATTCCCGTTCCGTGGGAAACGATAAATTCGGATACGAATTCGTCTCCCAGACAATTGGCTCGCCTTGGGAGTCAAAGCTGTAATCGAATGCAGCCCACTGTAAATAAAGGCACCGCCTGGCCCGGTCGAGCAACGCGTGCTCGGAGGTCGGGGCTGTAAGGTAGTCAAGTTCTTCCTGGCGAGTTGCCCTACTGGCCACGCGCCTCGCGGCCCGAACTTCCCAGTGCCGAGAAACAATCAAGTGACGCCGCACACCAACCGTGCCGGCGACCACAAAGCGGCACTTGCGAAACAGGCTATCGGCTCCGGAAACATCGATCCATTCAACGGCAATCGGACGACGCATTCGATCGAAGCGGATTTTTTCGAGATCGCTTGGCTGCCTGACCCGCACGACCGCTTTGCCGTGGCCGCAATCATCACGGACGATGAAGGGCAAATCCAAACCGCCAAGATCGGATTGGAATTGCTGCGGATCGGAAATAGGCACGACTCGCGGCGTGCGAATTCCTTCCGCAGCGAGACGCCCAGCGGCCAGGGAGCGAATGCAATTGCTCGTGTGGGCGACGGAGTTAATGATTGGAATTCCGCGCGATTTGCATTCGGCTTCCAAGTCGAGCGCCCGAGCGTAGGTCGCGCGATCCATCCAATCGACTGCTGGATCTTGGAACCAGGGAACATAAAGCCGATAGCGAGACCAATCTCGTACTTTGCAGGGGAGTAATCGCAGCTCGAACAGCGATCGCAACTTAGGAAATTCCCTTGCCAGCCAACTCAAGTAGTAGTGCTGCAAATACGGATGCTTCCCGCCGTGTCGCGCGACAAGAAT
Above is a window of Pirellulales bacterium DNA encoding:
- a CDS encoding IS110 family transposase yields the protein MWYVGLDLHLRHTTICALDDQGCIVKQLKVRGAWRDVVAVLESWNEPLAVCFEASCGYGHLYDVLMRFAHRVVVAHPGQLRLIFRSKRKNDRIDAEKLAKLMFLDEVPAVHVPSEEVRTWRELIEHRKRLMMKRTRTKNSLRSLLRACGIATPRTWRLWTNEGVEWLKAVELPSQTHHSRRLMLLEELALFAQQVQIVNQALDRLATGNKQVQLLQTIPGIGPRTSEAVLAYVDRADRFADTKSIGSYFGLVPSQDQSGSTNRLGHITRQGPATVRHLLVEAVWQGIQRSPTIRAHFDRIYQGQEIRKKIALVATAHYVLRVMLAILKSGQPWREAPAA
- a CDS encoding glycosyltransferase family 2 protein, producing MDPWLGNKMVQVSVILSTYNSPDWLAKVLWGYSAQSYPHFEILVADDGSTPATAALIARMQHDTGLMLRHVWQEDQGFRKCRILNRAILAARGEYLIFSDGDCIPRKDFVAQHVRFAKPNQFLSGGIVRLPMDLSVRISREDILNGSIFRPTSLLALGMPWTRKLRFLVTKPWLAWTFERFSLTRATFNGYNSSAWKVDVESVNGFDERLYYGGLDRELGERLTNASIRPQSLRHQTTCLHLDHSRGYSDPELIAANQRIRCETRRKRCTWTSFGLNHDSLKPPEYILDRGSWQSVDEETIIPFSSDAVRNSSTRSPLNRHAA
- a CDS encoding 3-keto-5-aminohexanoate cleavage protein — protein: MEPLIINAALTGMVPQKSDNPYVPVSPEEIIADARRCVDAGATILHLHAREKDGTPTYREEIYAEIFHGVRERCPGVLISGSCSGRLHGEFWQRSQVLNLQPDLASLTLGSLNFPKQASVNAPDMVQRLASSMQERGIIPELEIFDLGMVDYARYMVDEGFIEPPFYANVLLGSLGTLAATPDNLCTLVRALPSGTTWAAAGIGRFQFFVNSLAVTMGGHVRVGLEDAIYFDWKTKRLATNAGLIDRIVRLARAAGREIATSDHTRHKLGLPPAGNVVSQIATVPFQRAA